A region from the Campylobacter subantarcticus LMG 24377 genome encodes:
- a CDS encoding LTA synthase family protein, with amino-acid sequence MLLAIIFSIFCFYLNIKILSLKLETTKVKLVFFVLLNILLIYAYIVALRGHFTYNALRASNYEFSTIKAFNEISTNPLMAFSWAYKEYKNQQEFKSVDIKQLNQLEEKLFPMFDTTSAHQNHAKNHIYINIMESFGLNLAEFNTENTNLLGNLKKHFEQDIIFTRFLSSANNTIESFNRLVFLSPNIISNGLYQKEKLAFTPLQIYKNVGYKIVFVYSGNASWYNLGNYFKNQGVDEVIDENILMQDFPQARKTKHKYGIADEFMYKKIYSIFENAKNPTLVISLSISTHRPYIHKSKKQLIDENALDEKILNQFIISDSIDALNAYAYANDEFGKFLDHIKESSFRENIIIAATGDHRFRDIKMDIKSQKAFAYSVPFYLYLPKYLKNDIYYDKNRVGSHKDIFPTLYNLTLSNTEYLSLGGRNMLAHIKNEKLEFGFNELVWIDQNGLYDGNSGYYFENNTSIKDANKAFELDLYHKNFSKNYKELFQKQLNYRLVNLKTSNNSE; translated from the coding sequence TTGTTATTAGCTATAATTTTTAGTATATTTTGTTTTTATCTTAATATTAAAATTCTTAGCTTAAAATTAGAGACTACTAAAGTAAAGCTAGTATTTTTTGTTTTATTAAACATTTTGCTAATTTATGCTTATATTGTAGCACTAAGAGGGCATTTTACTTATAATGCATTAAGAGCTTCAAATTATGAATTTAGTACCATAAAAGCTTTTAATGAAATTTCTACAAATCCTTTGATGGCTTTTTCATGGGCATATAAAGAGTATAAAAATCAGCAAGAGTTTAAAAGTGTAGATATAAAACAGCTTAATCAACTAGAAGAAAAACTTTTTCCTATGTTTGATACTACTTCGGCACATCAAAATCATGCTAAAAATCATATTTATATTAATATCATGGAAAGCTTTGGTTTAAATTTAGCTGAGTTTAACACTGAAAACACTAATCTTTTAGGAAATTTAAAAAAACATTTTGAGCAAGATATTATTTTTACTAGATTTTTATCCAGTGCGAACAATACCATAGAAAGTTTTAATCGTTTGGTTTTTTTAAGTCCAAATATTATTTCAAATGGATTATATCAAAAAGAAAAATTAGCCTTTACACCTTTGCAAATTTACAAGAATGTAGGGTATAAAATAGTTTTTGTTTATAGTGGTAATGCTTCTTGGTATAATCTTGGCAATTATTTTAAAAATCAAGGTGTTGATGAAGTCATAGATGAAAATATACTAATGCAAGATTTCCCACAAGCTAGAAAAACAAAACATAAATACGGTATAGCCGATGAGTTTATGTATAAAAAAATATATTCTATATTTGAAAATGCTAAAAATCCTACACTTGTTATTTCTCTTAGTATTTCTACTCATAGACCTTATATACACAAAAGTAAAAAACAACTTATTGATGAGAATGCTTTAGATGAGAAGATACTAAATCAATTTATTATCAGTGATTCTATAGATGCTTTAAATGCTTATGCGTATGCAAATGATGAATTTGGAAAATTTTTAGATCACATAAAAGAAAGCAGTTTTAGGGAAAATATTATTATTGCTGCTACAGGCGATCATAGATTTAGAGATATTAAGATGGATATAAAATCCCAAAAAGCTTTTGCCTATAGTGTACCTTTTTATTTATATCTTCCAAAGTATTTAAAAAATGATATTTATTATGATAAAAACCGTGTGGGTTCGCATAAGGATATTTTTCCAACACTTTATAATCTTACTCTTAGCAACACAGAGTATTTAAGCCTAGGAGGAAGAAATATGTTAGCACATATAAAAAATGAAAAGTTAGAATTTGGTTTTAATGAGCTTGTTTGGATTGACCAAAATGGGCTATATGATGGAAATAGTGGTTATTATTTTGAAAATAATACTAGTATAAAAGATGCAAATAAAGCTTTTGAGTTAGATTTATATCATAAAAATTTTTCAAAAAATTATAAAGAGTTATTTCAAAAGCAATTAAATTATAGACTAGTCAATCTCAAAACATCAAACAATAGTGAGTAG
- a CDS encoding SIR2 family NAD-dependent protein deacylase: protein MKQVMILSGAGLSAPSGIKTFRASGGLWEEHDVMEVCSATGFKKIPKIYNKRRKELASVKLNHAHEIIALLKQKFPKQVSVLTQNVDDLLERAGCEDIVHLHGFLPELRCLECESIFNIGYESSDDKICPKCQSKNIRHNIVMFEEMAPNYKILYEKLHNCDLFVCIGTSGQVLPVGEYARVCKQSILNNLDEDKHLENNFTKVYIEDVCTAIDKIKIEIENFLEVKC, encoded by the coding sequence ATGAAACAAGTGATGATTTTAAGTGGAGCAGGTTTGTCTGCTCCAAGTGGTATAAAGACTTTTAGGGCTAGCGGTGGACTTTGGGAAGAACATGATGTAATGGAGGTTTGCTCTGCAACTGGGTTTAAAAAAATCCCAAAAATTTATAACAAAAGAAGAAAAGAGCTAGCTAGTGTTAAGCTAAATCATGCACACGAAATCATCGCTTTGTTAAAACAAAAATTTCCAAAACAAGTGAGTGTTTTAACTCAAAATGTTGATGACTTGCTAGAGCGTGCAGGATGCGAAGACATAGTGCATTTGCACGGTTTTTTACCTGAACTTAGATGTTTAGAATGTGAAAGTATTTTTAACATAGGCTATGAAAGTAGTGATGATAAGATTTGTCCTAAATGTCAAAGTAAAAATATAAGACATAATATCGTGATGTTTGAAGAAATGGCACCAAATTATAAAATTTTATATGAAAAATTGCACAATTGTGATTTATTTGTATGCATAGGTACAAGCGGACAGGTTTTACCTGTGGGAGAGTATGCAAGAGTGTGCAAACAAAGTATATTAAACAATCTTGATGAGGATAAACATCTAGAAAATAATTTTACTAAAGTTTATATAGAAGATGTTTGCACAGCCATTGATAAAATTAAAATCGAGATAGAAAATTTCTTGGAAGTAAAATGTTAG
- the murC gene encoding UDP-N-acetylmuramate--L-alanine ligase — protein MQKIHFIGIGGIGISALARFLKEQGFKISGSDIKESKITKELEKEGINIKIPHHKDNVKDVDLVVYSAAIKEDNEELISAKEQNITTFSRKEALPMILKDKRVFAVAGAHGKSTTSSILASLIEASVIIGAVLKESGTNMLYKESENLIFEADESDSSFLNSNPYLAIVTNVEAEHLDHYENDLARLHKAYEDFLHLSQIQVINAEDEFLSNLNLNNVKKLYPSKDITNIYMKVEDFKPRTYFTLKDLGEFSVFGMGEHVAMDAALAILAVSEFVSIEEIKTQILKYQGIKKRFDILFANENMALIDDYGHHPTEIKTTLKAASEYARLAGYKKIIAIFEPHRYTRLSANIEYFAKVFSYVDELYILPVYTAGEAKVEINMKKYFPKAKFIKEIKREEHAIYLDDELIENGLIIGFGAGDISTKLRGKYV, from the coding sequence ATGCAAAAAATTCATTTTATAGGTATAGGCGGTATTGGAATTTCAGCTTTGGCGAGATTTTTAAAAGAACAAGGCTTTAAGATTAGTGGTTCTGATATCAAAGAAAGTAAAATCACAAAAGAATTAGAAAAAGAAGGTATAAATATAAAAATTCCTCATCATAAAGATAATGTCAAAGATGTAGATTTAGTGGTGTATTCAGCTGCTATCAAAGAAGATAATGAAGAATTAATTAGTGCAAAAGAGCAAAACATCACAACATTTTCAAGAAAAGAAGCCTTGCCTATGATTTTAAAAGACAAAAGAGTTTTTGCAGTTGCGGGAGCTCATGGTAAAAGCACGACTTCAAGCATTTTGGCAAGCTTGATAGAAGCTTCTGTTATTATTGGTGCGGTGTTAAAAGAAAGTGGCACTAATATGCTTTATAAAGAAAGCGAAAATCTCATTTTTGAAGCTGATGAGAGTGACAGTTCTTTTTTAAATTCAAATCCATACCTAGCTATAGTAACTAATGTTGAAGCAGAGCATTTAGACCACTATGAAAATGATCTTGCAAGATTGCACAAAGCATATGAGGATTTTTTACATTTGTCTCAAATTCAAGTGATTAATGCTGAAGATGAGTTTTTATCAAATTTAAATTTAAATAATGTAAAAAAGCTTTACCCAAGTAAAGATATCACAAATATTTATATGAAAGTGGAAGATTTTAAACCAAGAACGTATTTTACGCTTAAAGATTTAGGTGAATTTAGTGTTTTTGGTATGGGAGAGCATGTAGCGATGGATGCTGCTTTGGCTATTTTGGCTGTGAGTGAATTTGTAAGCATAGAAGAGATCAAAACCCAAATTTTAAAATACCAAGGGATTAAAAAGAGATTTGATATTTTATTTGCAAATGAAAACATGGCCTTGATTGATGATTATGGACATCATCCAACAGAGATCAAAACCACACTTAAGGCTGCGAGCGAATATGCAAGATTAGCCGGATATAAAAAAATCATAGCGATTTTTGAACCACATCGTTATACGCGCTTGAGTGCAAATATAGAGTATTTTGCTAAAGTGTTTTCTTATGTTGATGAGCTTTATATTTTACCTGTATATACTGCAGGGGAGGCTAAAGTAGAGATTAATATGAAGAAATACTTTCCAAAGGCTAAATTTATAAAAGAAATCAAAAGAGAAGAACATGCTATTTATCTTGATGATGAGTTGATTGAAAATGGCTTGATAATTGGCTTTGGTGCTGGAGACATAAGCACAAAACTTAGGGGAAAGTATGTTTAA
- a CDS encoding polysaccharide deacetylase family protein yields MKIIMYHYVRESIKKLPNFRYLHIKNFKKQLDFFEKQYGFVSYKEFLLLKDNPLFCNKLHNKVLLTFDDGLKDHYTYVFDELTKRKLFGIFFIPTRIFKQKKALDVHRIHYLLGKMGGGILLNTAYNIIKPNMLKKSSLKLFKNYYQELDDDKNIKEFKLLFNYFIKPNFKENILDQITANYWNDDEIFDNLYLNKNELKTMSDNGMLIASHSSTHLSFKTLDLYNQKYELQTSVNFLNSFIKPPIQIFSYPYGENTSYAKRWLKKHNFDFAFSSIPSKDIDYKDLINNPFALRRYDCNEFIHGKASYG; encoded by the coding sequence ATGAAAATAATAATGTATCATTATGTAAGAGAGAGTATCAAAAAACTTCCTAATTTCAGATATTTACATATTAAAAATTTTAAGAAACAATTAGATTTTTTCGAAAAACAATATGGGTTTGTAAGCTATAAAGAATTTTTACTTTTAAAAGACAATCCGCTGTTTTGCAATAAATTACACAATAAAGTTCTACTAACTTTTGATGATGGACTCAAAGATCATTACACTTATGTTTTTGATGAATTAACAAAAAGAAAACTTTTTGGTATATTTTTCATCCCTACACGCATATTTAAACAAAAAAAAGCATTAGATGTTCATAGAATACACTATTTACTTGGAAAAATGGGGGGGGGTATTTTACTAAATACTGCTTATAATATTATTAAACCAAATATGCTGAAGAAATCTTCCTTAAAACTCTTTAAAAATTATTATCAGGAACTAGACGATGACAAAAATATTAAAGAATTTAAACTTTTATTTAACTATTTCATAAAACCTAATTTTAAAGAAAATATTTTAGATCAAATTACTGCAAACTATTGGAATGATGATGAAATTTTTGATAACTTGTATCTAAATAAAAATGAACTAAAAACAATGAGTGACAACGGTATGCTAATAGCTAGTCATAGCTCCACTCATTTAAGTTTTAAAACACTAGATCTGTATAATCAAAAATACGAATTACAAACCTCCGTAAATTTTTTAAACTCCTTTATAAAACCACCAATACAAATATTTTCCTATCCTTACGGAGAAAACACCTCCTATGCAAAGAGATGGCTTAAGAAGCATAATTTTGACTTTGCTTTTAGCTCCATACCGTCAAAAGATATTGATTATAAAGACTTAATTAACAATCCCTTTGCACTCCGTAGATATGACTGCAATGAATTTATACACGGAAAAGCTAGTTATGGTTGA
- a CDS encoding DUF262 domain-containing protein — MQQVVMPDKQSVENCLKQKKYYIDFYQRNYTWSRETTLILLNDIFYNFNLGYEYYKDSEITEELMEKYNWYYLSVYITNNINSKTYIVDGQQRLTTLTLIATKLYHMLDSKEKLRELLGQCIFSNNGFNDFFNIDNDKRYKIMDIIFNKKNYPDEFDNETEKNLIERYNDISNYLENEFKDNNYKKLKVFILYFLKRLVLVELAIDQSDTPMIFEVINDRGEPLKPFEILKGKLIGVLDKNDTEYFCKIWDNVFSILSKFEDSFFADFLKSRFIFKRNSDVEKNINKRYHRYIFENNEIANNLNFRKQDFDRIENIKKFIKNEIYYYGKLYKKITSSNNDFLRYCKVINDLSGQYQNILAACEINDKLEDEKINLIAKEYDRLWMLLNLNGMYNSNNFQDITYSLNEKLKEAKLEEYKTIFDCLLKDIIKNKKKLESDPKSLLDYKDFLNRDYTNVNPRFLRYLFARVEKFICDNMNIQPQNDVFTISTRTGDKTGYHIEHILSNNATNINYFDNEEEFQRQRNLLGGLLLLKDKSNISSGNEEYGDKLKTYIAAKLIWGCSICEDFHHRTNKDFKNFNDKYFSSENGFKFYKEFDKNALLERTKLLYEIVKIIWEVDR; from the coding sequence ATGCAACAAGTTGTTATGCCAGATAAACAAAGTGTAGAGAATTGTTTAAAACAAAAAAAATATTATATTGATTTTTATCAAAGAAATTATACTTGGAGTAGAGAAACTACATTAATTCTCTTAAATGATATATTTTATAATTTTAATTTAGGTTATGAATATTATAAAGATTCAGAAATTACAGAAGAGCTAATGGAGAAGTATAATTGGTATTATCTTAGTGTTTATATTACAAACAATATTAATAGTAAAACATATATAGTTGATGGACAGCAAAGACTTACTACCCTAACTTTAATAGCTACAAAACTTTATCATATGCTTGATAGCAAAGAGAAGTTGAGAGAATTATTAGGACAATGTATTTTTAGCAATAATGGTTTTAATGATTTTTTTAATATCGATAACGATAAAAGATATAAAATTATGGATATTATTTTTAATAAGAAAAATTATCCAGATGAATTTGATAATGAAACAGAAAAAAATCTTATAGAAAGATATAATGATATATCGAATTATTTAGAAAATGAATTTAAAGATAATAATTATAAAAAACTTAAAGTGTTTATTTTATATTTTTTAAAACGATTAGTATTGGTTGAGTTAGCTATCGATCAAAGTGATACTCCTATGATATTTGAAGTTATAAATGATAGAGGTGAGCCACTTAAGCCTTTTGAAATACTAAAAGGTAAATTGATAGGTGTTTTAGATAAAAACGACACAGAGTATTTTTGTAAAATATGGGATAACGTTTTCTCCATTTTGTCAAAATTTGAAGATAGTTTCTTTGCGGATTTTTTAAAATCTAGATTCATTTTTAAAAGAAATTCTGATGTTGAAAAAAACATAAATAAGCGATATCATAGATATATTTTTGAAAATAATGAAATAGCTAATAATCTAAATTTTAGAAAACAAGATTTTGATCGTATTGAAAATATTAAAAAATTTATTAAAAATGAAATATATTATTATGGCAAATTATATAAAAAAATAACAAGTAGCAATAATGATTTTTTACGTTATTGTAAAGTGATAAATGATTTATCTGGTCAATATCAAAACATTTTAGCTGCATGTGAAATAAATGATAAATTAGAAGATGAAAAAATAAATTTAATAGCTAAAGAATATGATAGATTATGGATGTTATTAAATTTAAATGGTATGTATAATAGTAACAATTTTCAAGATATAACATATAGTCTTAATGAAAAACTGAAAGAAGCAAAACTAGAAGAATATAAAACAATATTTGATTGTTTGTTAAAGGATATTATAAAAAATAAAAAGAAATTAGAATCAGATCCAAAATCTTTATTGGATTATAAAGATTTTTTAAATAGAGATTATACAAATGTGAATCCTAGATTTTTACGATATTTATTTGCTAGAGTAGAAAAATTTATATGTGATAATATGAATATACAACCGCAAAATGATGTTTTTACCATATCAACGAGAACAGGAGATAAAACAGGTTATCATATAGAACATATATTGTCTAATAATGCTACTAATATCAATTATTTTGATAATGAAGAAGAATTCCAAAGACAAAGAAATCTTTTAGGTGGATTATTGCTTTTAAAAGATAAATCAAATATATCATCAGGTAATGAAGAATACGGGGATAAGTTAAAAACTTATATTGCTGCTAAATTAATATGGGGTTGTTCTATTTGTGAAGATTTTCATCACAGAACAAATAAAGATTTCAAAAATTTTAATGATAAATACTTTAGCTCTGAAAATGGATTTAAATTTTATAAAGAATTTGATAAAAATGCATTGCTTGAAAGAACAAAACTTTTATATGAAATTGTAAAAATTATCTGGGAAGTTGATAGATAA
- the dapE gene encoding succinyl-diaminopimelate desuccinylase, with product MQVVEIFKELSKFKSITPDDDGALNYIAVELSDFEAFFIEKEGVKNLLLTKKFSEDGEHLAFGGHVDVVPAGEGWSSDPFVPLEKDGFIYARGAQDMKSGVAAFMCAVKEVENFKGRISLILTSDEEGEAKFGTLEVLKFMQEKDMLPDFAVVAEPTCDKKMGDSIKIGRRGSINGKLLIKGKQGHVAYPQKCINPVHNFASALKFLAGFDLDPGDEVFAPSKIVITDIRGGMEVCNVTPNDLKLMFNIRNSPQTSLEDVKAYVEKTCEGLDYELCLDQSSKPFLTQSDSKIVQKLNESVQKITQVVPELNTKGGTSDARYFAQFGVKVVEFGVCNDRIHAIDERVSVEELEKLYLVFKDLLENFN from the coding sequence ATGCAAGTAGTTGAAATTTTTAAAGAACTTAGTAAATTTAAATCCATCACTCCAGATGATGATGGAGCGTTGAATTATATCGCAGTGGAGTTGAGTGATTTTGAAGCTTTTTTTATAGAAAAAGAAGGTGTGAAAAATCTTTTATTGACTAAAAAATTTAGCGAAGATGGCGAGCATTTGGCTTTTGGTGGGCATGTAGATGTGGTACCTGCAGGTGAAGGTTGGAGTAGCGATCCTTTTGTGCCTTTGGAAAAAGATGGGTTTATTTATGCAAGAGGTGCGCAAGATATGAAAAGCGGTGTGGCTGCTTTTATGTGCGCAGTTAAGGAAGTAGAAAATTTCAAAGGAAGAATTTCATTAATTTTGACAAGTGATGAGGAAGGCGAGGCTAAATTTGGCACGCTTGAAGTGCTTAAATTTATGCAAGAAAAAGATATGCTACCTGATTTTGCTGTGGTTGCTGAACCAACTTGTGATAAAAAAATGGGAGATAGTATTAAAATAGGGCGTCGTGGTTCTATCAATGGAAAATTACTCATCAAAGGCAAGCAAGGTCACGTAGCATACCCGCAAAAATGTATCAATCCGGTGCATAATTTTGCTTCTGCTTTGAAATTCTTAGCAGGATTTGACCTTGATCCAGGTGATGAGGTATTTGCACCATCTAAAATTGTTATCACTGATATACGCGGTGGTATGGAAGTGTGCAATGTCACCCCAAATGATTTAAAATTAATGTTTAATATAAGAAATTCTCCACAAACTAGCTTAGAAGATGTAAAAGCTTATGTAGAAAAGACTTGCGAAGGGCTTGATTATGAGTTATGTTTAGATCAAAGCTCAAAGCCTTTTTTAACACAAAGTGATTCTAAAATCGTACAAAAACTAAATGAAAGTGTACAAAAAATTACTCAAGTTGTACCAGAACTTAACACCAAAGGTGGCACAAGCGATGCTAGGTATTTTGCGCAATTTGGTGTGAAGGTAGTGGAATTTGGCGTGTGTAATGATAGAATTCATGCCATTGATGAGAGAGTGAGTGTAGAAGAGCTTGAAAAATTGTATTTAGTTTTTAAAGATTTATTAGAGAATTTTAATTAA
- a CDS encoding endonuclease MutS2 — protein sequence MQEQFFKKLDLDGYIEDFRGFFARDKEIFLQGDSKLHYKRINELSLIDFNPPPIIEELNSALTHLSKQGILHLSQSFEFIKICMYFRYLKGLKFEESLKEWLLKIEIPQAILELFEYFDEKGEIKESIDERLVNLNLALKMKKESLVTEFKKLTYTKSLSAYLIDTQIHLINGMEALLLRGGFNHVLKAKIIGRSSGGGFYVVPLSVEKIQSQIDEIKDAKEEIFYEYAKKISLVFYKNLMFLKFINNAFDLFDHYSARVLMAKKHDYEFVLTDSSNNLSLYNFAHPALKNAKNVNIEFSKKVLIITGVNAGGKSMLLKGILSAALLAKYLLPMKINAQKSQIGNFKEFDAILEDPQNVKNDISTFAGRMLHFSKLLGKKNVLLGVDEIELGTDFEEAACLYTELISKLLEQDNKIIITTHHKRLAMLLAKNEQVELIAALYDEELSRPKYEFLKGTIGKSYAFETALRYGISANLVQNAKKLYGEDKENLEEMVSKNINLELSLRKKNEELEKKEAKVDEILLSLKDQKEKNEHEFKKLISSLEFKYHKAIEEAKKTINLKDTKEKQRSLNKANELKKSIVLPSMEQNEELRVGDFVKYEKIKGKITAISKNDAMIQSDGLSLRVPLKLLKKSNQTPTQKVKSSVNITRPSALNMTLDLHGLRSDEALERLDKFISDALIVGFDEVVVYHGIGTGKLAFAVKEFLKAHKSVKSFNDAPINQGGFGAKVVKL from the coding sequence ATGCAAGAGCAATTTTTTAAAAAGCTAGATTTAGATGGTTATATAGAGGATTTTAGGGGATTTTTTGCAAGAGATAAAGAAATTTTTTTACAAGGTGATAGTAAACTTCATTATAAAAGGATCAACGAGCTTTCACTGATTGATTTTAATCCTCCTCCTATAATAGAAGAGTTAAATAGTGCTTTAACCCATTTGAGTAAGCAGGGAATTTTGCATTTAAGTCAAAGTTTTGAGTTTATTAAAATTTGTATGTATTTTAGATACTTAAAGGGTTTAAAATTTGAAGAAAGTTTAAAAGAATGGCTTTTAAAAATAGAAATTCCACAAGCTATTTTAGAACTTTTTGAGTATTTTGATGAAAAGGGTGAGATTAAAGAAAGTATCGATGAAAGGCTTGTTAATTTAAATTTAGCTCTAAAGATGAAAAAAGAAAGCTTGGTAACTGAGTTTAAAAAACTCACATATACTAAAAGTCTTAGTGCATATTTAATCGATACGCAAATCCATCTTATCAATGGTATGGAGGCCTTGCTTTTACGCGGCGGGTTTAATCATGTCTTAAAAGCAAAAATCATAGGTAGAAGTAGTGGCGGTGGATTTTATGTGGTGCCTTTGAGTGTAGAAAAAATTCAAAGTCAAATAGATGAGATCAAAGACGCTAAAGAAGAGATTTTTTATGAGTATGCTAAAAAAATCAGTTTGGTTTTTTATAAAAATTTGATGTTTTTGAAATTTATCAACAATGCTTTTGATTTATTTGATCATTATAGCGCTAGAGTTTTAATGGCTAAAAAGCATGATTATGAGTTTGTTTTAACTGATAGTTCTAATAATTTAAGCTTATACAACTTCGCACATCCGGCTTTAAAAAATGCAAAAAATGTCAATATAGAATTTAGTAAAAAAGTTTTAATCATCACAGGTGTAAATGCAGGCGGTAAATCTATGCTTTTAAAAGGAATTTTAAGTGCGGCTTTACTTGCAAAGTATTTGCTTCCTATGAAAATTAATGCACAAAAAAGCCAAATAGGAAATTTCAAAGAATTTGATGCGATTTTAGAAGATCCACAAAATGTAAAAAATGATATTTCTACTTTTGCAGGAAGAATGTTGCATTTTTCTAAGCTTTTGGGTAAAAAAAATGTTTTACTAGGGGTTGATGAGATAGAACTTGGGACAGATTTTGAAGAAGCAGCGTGTTTGTATACTGAGCTTATTTCAAAGCTTTTAGAACAAGATAATAAAATCATCATTACAACTCACCATAAACGTCTTGCTATGCTTTTGGCGAAAAATGAGCAAGTTGAACTCATCGCTGCTTTATATGATGAGGAATTATCACGCCCAAAATATGAGTTTTTAAAAGGCACCATAGGTAAATCTTATGCATTTGAAACAGCTTTAAGATATGGCATAAGTGCGAATTTAGTGCAAAATGCCAAAAAACTTTATGGAGAAGATAAAGAAAATTTAGAAGAAATGGTGAGCAAAAACATCAATCTTGAACTTTCTTTACGCAAGAAAAATGAAGAACTTGAAAAAAAAGAAGCCAAAGTAGATGAAATCTTGCTTTCACTCAAAGACCAAAAAGAAAAAAATGAGCATGAATTTAAAAAGCTTATTTCTAGTTTAGAGTTTAAATACCATAAAGCGATAGAAGAGGCTAAAAAGACAATAAATTTAAAAGATACCAAAGAAAAACAAAGAAGTTTAAATAAAGCCAATGAACTTAAAAAAAGCATTGTTTTACCAAGTATGGAGCAAAATGAAGAACTTAGAGTAGGGGATTTTGTAAAATATGAAAAAATCAAAGGTAAAATCACAGCTATTTCAAAAAATGATGCGATGATTCAAAGCGATGGCTTAAGTTTGCGTGTGCCATTAAAACTGCTTAAAAAAAGCAATCAAACTCCAACGCAAAAGGTAAAATCAAGTGTCAATATAACCCGCCCAAGTGCTTTAAATATGACTTTAGATTTACATGGTTTAAGAAGCGATGAAGCGCTTGAAAGATTAGATAAATTTATCTCTGATGCTTTGATAGTGGGTTTTGATGAGGTGGTGGTTTATCATGGTATAGGTACAGGGAAATTAGCTTTTGCAGTAAAAGAGTTTTTAAAAGCTCACAAAAGTGTTAAAAGCTTTAATGATGCACCGATTAATCAAGGTGGCTTTGGCGCTAAGGTGGTGAAACTATAG
- a CDS encoding LysE family transporter, giving the protein MLEAILHGIILGMGVSVPFGPVNILILNTALSSFKNAFCVGLGALSADVFFLILIQFGLLGFANNEFFYKILAVFGFFFLSFMVFLMLRKTRKVDLNKVNKTHPLKGFSKGFLLNITNPYVIGFWVSVAGLSMQSKNSFALLFGLVGFIVFWIFTLSFFVSKFKALVKNKHIFYINLFSAFILEYFALSMLYKAFIG; this is encoded by the coding sequence ATGTTAGAGGCGATTTTGCATGGTATTATTTTAGGTATGGGTGTATCTGTGCCTTTTGGACCTGTGAATATCTTGATCTTAAATACTGCTTTGTCTTCTTTTAAAAATGCCTTTTGTGTGGGGCTTGGCGCGTTAAGTGCTGATGTATTTTTTTTGATTTTGATCCAATTTGGACTTTTAGGCTTTGCAAATAATGAATTTTTTTATAAAATACTAGCTGTTTTTGGCTTTTTCTTTTTGAGTTTTATGGTATTTTTAATGCTAAGAAAAACAAGAAAAGTCGATCTTAACAAGGTAAATAAAACCCATCCTTTAAAAGGTTTTAGCAAGGGATTTTTGCTAAACATCACCAATCCTTATGTGATAGGCTTTTGGGTGAGTGTGGCAGGACTTAGCATGCAGAGTAAGAACTCTTTTGCCTTGCTTTTTGGCTTGGTGGGTTTTATTGTGTTTTGGATTTTTACTTTATCATTTTTTGTGTCTAAATTCAAAGCCCTTGTGAAAAACAAACATATATTTTACATTAATCTTTTTTCAGCATTTATTTTAGAGTATTTTGCTCTTTCTATGCTGTATAAAGCTTTTATAGGATAA